ATCCGTACTGACAGTAAAACGCTGATAGAGCCGTTCCAGAACGCCGCCGATTGCTTTGATGGCGGTCGTTTCAGCAGTCACTTGACCTGCAGGCAGATTATTGCGAGCGATCTCTTTACCATTCAGATAGACCACCACACCGTCGTCACTGCGAATCAGAAGCACGAGCTTTTTCAATTTATCAGGATCTTCAATCTGAAACGCGCGCCGAAAGTAAGTCGTGATCTGTTTTTTCTGCGGATCATCACCAAAGCGGACAATCGTATTCAAACCCCGATCACCAAACCCGAGCGGCGCCAAACCTGTTGACCACTTCTCATCTGCAAAATTGGGCTGCACCCAGCCGGGAGGCAACGCCTTGCCGTCATCCTGGTATTTCCATTCGGTCTCTTTACCGAATTTGATCAGCGCGGTCTCCGCCTCGGCCTGTGGAACTGGCAGGAAGAATCCCATCAGCAAAAGGAGACCTGTCATTTGAATACGACGCATTTTGATTCAACTGCTCCTACTGTGAGCGGGTCGGCGCTAGCCGCCGTTTTTGTGTTCGGGTTGCAATTTTAAAAACGGTGGCTAGCGCCATACCGCTCAGTTTTTCAGGAACCGGATGGCCCTTCACTTACTCTCAGACGGACGCATCGTTCCAGTATTTCGTGTAAACTCGTGAGTCGCTTGAGATAGGGTGTATCGCAAGGATCATCGCTCACATTGATTCCGGTCGGGATGTGAATTAAATGTAACGAAACTCCGCCGTCTTCTAATCGATAAGAATCAATTCGTACTTCATTTTCTGGAAGCATAAGGAATACCGTCATTTTATTCGCATGTGAGCGGCACGGCGCGAGCCGCCGTTTTTGTGTTCGGGTTGCTGTTTCAAAAACGGTGGCTCGCGCCATGCCGCTCATAAATTAGTGCTTTTGATACTATCCGGATCTGTTGTTTTCACAGCCCCTGTTTGCGTTTGAGGCGTTCCAGGCGTTTTTGTTCGCGGCGTTTGTCCCGTTCTTTTTTGCGTTCCTCACGCTCTTTCTGGATGCGTTCCATTTCTTCCGGAGTGCGTTCGGGGAACAGGCCCTGCAGCTGTTCGCCGAAGCCGCTCCCCAGTACGGCATCGAGCGCATTGACGCCCATCTGTTTGGCATAGTTGCCAACCTGGCGCATATCGACCTTGGGTTTTTTCAAGGTACCGCCGATGGGCAGTTTCAAGGGGCGGCTGATGAGTGATTTGAGTACCGGTTGGTCTTTGTCTTCTGAAAGCATGTTCGTGAAACCGACCTCGGCGATCAGGTCCAGTGATTCATCCAGGCCAACTGAACCGGTGGTGCGGACGGTGATGCCTTTCATATGCACTTCGAACGGACTGTGATAGACGCGGCCGTCAATCATATGGTAATGGACGGCTTGATTATCAACCTGCATAAACACGGAATCCGCATCGATCAGCCTGCCGGTGCGATTAATGTTGACGATCGCGAGTACCTGATTGATTTTGTCCGACAACGCGTCAAACAGAGGCCCCGGTTTTACGCGGGCCGACTTGACCATCAGCGTCCCTTTGGCTTCGCCCAGCTTCGGTTCATCAATCGGGATGATAGCGAATTCCTGACTCAGTGAAAACTGTCCCTGAATATTCGTGCTGTTGGCGAGCATCGGAGCGACAAAGCGGAGCGAGTTGCGGGTCATTTCAGGAGTGAATTGGAAATTATCAATCACGGCTCCCTTTTCGAAAACCAGTGCCGCCGGTTTGACATCGAGCCGCACGATGGGCGCCAGCCTCAAACGGCCGCCACTCACCTGCAGGTCGAGCGGAGTGATATGAATCTGCCCGTCTTTGATACGGGCTTCGATATTGGTTTTTCCACTGGTGAGTCCACGAATGTTTGCTTGCTCCCAGCCGATACCGGCATTCCCCTTGAGTGCCATGTAACGATCGGTCGGCGTAAACAGAGGCCGCGTGTCAGGGAGTAATGGCCTTGGCTGTGCGTTGAGCACCACTTCCTGAATTCGTTCTGTATGCGCGGTTCCCATTGGCCCGGTTAAGCTGAACGGCCGGGTTTCCCTGCCGACGATGTTGACATCAGGCCCCAACTTACTGCGTAAAAGCGGCGTCAGGTTTTGCCAGTCATACGTCACTTCACCCGCCAGGCGGACATCTCTCGTGGTGCTGAAATCGCGGATTTCCCCTTTGGCACTCAGATCCAGCATTTCCGATTGAATCGACATCCGGTCTAACGTGAGCGTGTCGGATTTCAAATCCTGCTGCGTATCCCCTTCGATGCGAATTTCCGGTTCCTGCCAACTGATGGCCCAACCGGGGTTGCGCTGGCTGGCGACAGGCTGCTTCTGCGAATTTGCTGATGGCTTAAGAGGCGCTTCAATAGCGAAGTCGGCAATCGTAGTCCGCCAGCTTGCCATACGGGTCTCTTCGGTGACGATCACGTTCGCCTGACCGGTGACCAGACCATAATATTTTTGCTCTGGTGGCTCGGCCGGATTCTGAAACCAGCGTGAGAGCTGATGCAGGTCGCATTTATAAGAGAGGGACCCCACCAGTGACGTCGTATGGATATCATCGTGGGGCAGTTCAACTTCCAGCTTTTCGCCATTCACAACCAGGGCACTGCCCCGATAGGTAAACTCAGATGCTTTCAATGTTTTGTGTAGCTCATCCCAACTGCCGGCGGTTTTAATTTCGGCCCGCGGTTCATCAATCCAGAGTGTAGGAGTAAAGACTCGCACGTTGGTCAGATTGATCGTGGTATTTTCGTGCGCGACATATTGATCACCAAACGAAACCGACGAAGCGAACTGCACATCACCGGCCAGCTGCAGATCCTGTTTGGATAGCGGTCGCACGCGATCGGCCCAAGAAGCCAGCTTGCCTTTCAATTGAATTTTGAACGGCAGCAATTCCGGTTTCGCAGAGTCGTCCCGCTTTCGATTGACAGTGGTCGGCTGTTCGAGTTTCGCCTGAAAAGCATCGTCGCCGGCGACCAGTGTCACAATAAAACGTTCTACGTGGATCTGTTTTTCACCCGACTTGCCCGCTCCCTCAACGGTCAGTTTGAGTGAAGGCTCCTGCCAGCCCCGTCGATTGGGTAGTGCCAGTTGCAGGTTTTCAAATTGCAGAAACGAAAGGGTTTCCCACTTTTGATCGGTCACGTCGAAGCTGATTTCACCATCCATCTTACCCTTGAGGGCGATCTCCTGCAGATCAACAAACTGTTCCAGGCGATTGGAAAGCTGGTTCAAATCTGCTTCCAGATGAATCCTCAAATGATCGGCATTACCATTGCCGGTGAGTTTGAGAAAGTCGGACGTGCAGCGCAGCGATTGAATATCAAATGAATTCGAAGTGCGGGCAATCTGCATCAACAGCGAAACCGGTTGCTGCCAGCGGATTTCACGTCCCTTGTTGCGGCCCGTCAGGTCGGATGTTTTCAGCCCCACAAGCCAGACGGTATCCTGCCCCTCAGCCTGTTCTGGTTTCTGTGGATCATAATTGGAAACCTGGAAATCAACAGTACCTCCGGTTATCTGCATGCCTGGCTTTAGATGAATGGTTTCAGGAAGCTGACGGGCGGCTTCTGCCAGATTCAGATTGCCGGAAAATTTCAATCGCGAGTTGAGTAGGCCGGCCAGTTTTTCGCGTTTGCTTTCGTCGGTCAGGTCGTCCCAGTTGAGATTTCCCTGGAGTGTCATCTCTCCGAACTGGGATTGCATATGGGCGTCTTTGAAATACAGCACACCATTGGCGGCCATCACATCGATATTTCCCTGTGCGGTTTCGCTTTGAATTTGATCGCCGCTAATCCACTCGGGCGCTGTAAACTGAAAAGGGCTCGCTTCCCAGTTGCCTTTGACAGCAAAGCGGGGTGACTCTTTCGAACCCGACCATTTGATTTCCATTTCGGAATTCGATTTACCAGCCAGGTGCGCCCCCGGTGAGAGTGCACTGACAAGCGGCGTTAACTGGCTGAGATCAAAGAACTCGGTTTTGAATTTGAGCGCCCCCGAGCGGGAAGCATCCGGCTCGTTGGAATTAACAATACTGACTGCGAAGGCGATTTTGGCAGGATCAATCTGTTCGCCCTCTTCGGTCGCTGATTCTTTCCAGATCCCTTTAACTAGAATCGGTTCGGTCCGTTGCTCGGGACGGGTGACGGTGATGGCCATGCCGGTGAGATACGGGGTCTCTTCCGCATCGCCGTTCACGACACATAAATCGAGATCAGACATATGCAACGTCAATGATTGCTGGGTGCCTGTTTTCGGTTTTTCGTCCTCTTTGCCTGGCTCCCCTTCCGGATGTTCCTTGGTCCCCTTTTTCAGAACCGCCGTCAAGAAGTCTCGATTGGCAAGCCCATGTTCGTTCACATACGTCAGCGAAGTGATGCCATCCACGTTGACATCACCAACATGTTTGCGATCGGTGGCCAATTCCCAGAGCGTTTTTTTTGTGGCGATCTGATCGATGCGAACGACGTCCCGGCCTTCGAAGTCTTTGAGGGCAACATTTTGAAAGACGACCGGCTGGCTCCAGCTCAGTGTCACCGCGCCGGTTGAGATTTCTCCCGGGTAACGTTTGAGAACCAGCGGCAGAATCGAGTTTTTCATTGAGGTGTTGGAGATAATCAGCGGCGCCAACCAGAGCAGCAGGGCGAGGCCGATCATCAGGACAAAGAAGATGCGGCCCGCGGAGCCCCGTTGTTTTTCCTGACTTTTTGAAGAGGTCTTTTTTTTCGTCGTCTGATTCGCGGTATCTGGTTGGGACATATCCGATCCTGTGTTTGATTCCTTTGTGCAGGATGCACCCGAATGTGGGTTGATCGTAGCGTTTCCAGTGCCCTTCAGTCAGGCCCAGCATCTTGATACGTGAGGCGCTACAAATGTGTTGAATGCGATCTGGTAATTTCATCCCTGAATGACGTTCGGTAGCCCACACAGAGAACTATATGGGGATTTTTCAGCAGCGACAATGTTGGTTCTGGAAAGAATCCCGTTTCAGAAAGCGGAAAATCTACCAAAACCGGCAAATTCTAGCCCGTGATTTTCGGCCGAGAGTAGGATTCAGCTCGTCTTCTGCCTATGATGGTTTTGGTTTTCAAGCGAACGTTTCCCGAGTGACAGTCAAGAAAAGTGAAAGACAATGGACACCTTAAAGGCAATTGAAGAAAGACGTTCGGTTAAATCGTACGATCCCGAACACCAGATGACCCAGGAAGAAATCGACAAACTGCTTTCTTATACGATGCTCTCACCAACCGCGTTTAATATTCAGCATTGGCGGTTCCTGGTGGTGCAGGATCCGGAGTTACGGCAAAAAATCCGGGAAGCATCCTGGAATCAGGCACAGGTAACCGACGCTTCGCTGCTGGTGGTACTTTGTGCGGATCTGAAGGCGTGGAAAAAAGATCCGGACCGCTACTGGCGGAATGCCCCCGAGCCGGTACAGCAGGCACTAGTCCCGATGATTCTCAATTATTATCAGGATAATGCCGAAGCCGAGCGGGATGAAGCACTGCGTTCCTGCGGGATGGCGGCGCAGACCATGATGCTGGTCGCGAAAGAGATGGGTTACGATACCTGCCCCATGGATGGTTTCGATTTCGACAAGGTGGGTGAACTGATCAATCTACCCGAAGATTATCTGATTTCGATGTTTATCGTCGTCGGCAAAGCCGTTCGACCGGCCAATGAACGGGCAGGGCAGTTACCACTGGAAGAAGTCGTCATTTACGACCGTTTTGAATAAAATTTCCCGGTGAAGCCTCAACTTCGAGGCCCGTTTTGTTAAGATGCAGCCTATTACTTTCTTTTCTTTAGAAATTACGGTGTATCAAAATGAGCGACCAGCCGCCAACAAATCCGTTTATGCGCATCCTGAGCAGTCTCGGTCCCGCGATTATTACCGCCTCGGTCGTCTTGGGACCGGGAAGTATTCTTTCGGCGTCAAAAATCGGGCACACCTATGCGTATCAGATGATCTGGGTGCTGGTGATTGCAGTGATCATGATGATCGCGATGACGGCGTTGTCGGCCCGGTTGGGAATTCAACTGAAGGGAACGATTTGTGATGAGCTGGCCGATCGTGCCAACCGCCCGATTGCTGCGGCGACGGGCATCATTCTGTTTTTAATCGCCGCCTGTTTTCAGTTCAGTAATAACCTGGGCGTTCTGGCGGCGGTCGAACCATTTATTAAAGATGAAAGTAATCTTTCGATCGGCATCATCATCGGAATGAATGCCTTCATCATACTGGTGTTGTATGGATTTAAGCATCTTTACGGTTTGATTGAAAAATTGATGAAGTTGCTGGTCGGCGTGATGATTGTGGCATTTGCCATCAATCTGTTTCAGGTCAAACCGGACTGGGTCGCCGCGATCTCCGGTTTCATTCCCTCCCTGCCCGAATGGGATAAGACCAAAAGTATCCAGGACGTGATGACACCGGTCGTCGCCTTGTATGCAACGACCTTCTCGGTAGCGGGTGCTTTTTATCAATCGTATCTGGTTCGGCAAAAGGGCTGGAAGAGAGAAAACCTGCAGCAGGGACTAGTCGATTCCACAATCGGCATTAGTGTGCTGGGTCTGATCACGATGATGGTCCTGATCACGGCTGCCACAGTTCTGTACCAGAATCCGAAAGTAGAAACCCTGGGATCGGTAGCAGATGTCGCGAAGAGTCTGGAGCCTGCGTTCGGAAAATCGGCGATGATCATTTTCTCGCTGGGTATCTTCGCGGGGGCCTTCAGTTCCTTCCTCGTGAACGCCATGATCGGAGGCTCGATTCTGGCCGATGGTTTCGGGCTGGGCGGTTACATCGATCAAAAGTGGCCGAAACTGTTCACGGTACTCGCACTACTGGTGGGAATGGGCGTCGCGATTTACACAGAGCGCATGGGAGCCAAGCCGATGGGGCTGATCATCTTCGCGCAATCTCTAACCGTGTTAGGCATCCCGATGCTGGCCATCGCCATGCTCTGGCTCGCCACCCGCCCCGACATGAAAGGCGAAAATGCGATCCCCGCCTGGATGAAAATCCTGGGGTTCATCGGCTTGATCTCCTCGGTACTGCTGGCACTGAGAACCGCGTATAATTTGATTCTGCAGTTGATGAACGGGTAGAAGGACTTATTTTTCCTGCCCCTCTGCAGCCCAGCCTGTGGTTAAATGTTCGTCGGTCTGAGTCGGCGATTTCAGATGCTGCACGTCCAAATGATCAATGTGCAGCGACGCGGATTCAACGTAAAAGCCCAGCAGGCCGCTGCTGAAGTCCTCATTTGCCAACGATAAAATGATGTTGCCGTCGATACTCAATTCATGATAGCTGCCGAAAGAGATTAGTTTGACATCCACATCTCTGGGATCGGCCGAACTCCAGAATCCATCCTGCAGTGACTGGAACTGCATCATGTGTTCGCCCGATTTTTCTGGTCCCGTTTTCCAGGAACGATACTGGGCAATCCCCTTGATCAGATCGAGCGACACATAATACCCGTCGTGAGTCTCCGGATCGACGCGACAAAGAATGCCACATTTCCCGGCTCCCTTCATCGAAAAGCGACATCGCATCTGAAAACAGTTGATTTCCTCATCAAAGACAAACCCCTGGAAACCGGCCTGACTGATAACTTCCAGCGAACTATTAATGAGACAGAAGTAGGCTTCATCCCGGGCTCCTTTGAGGGTATGCAGGCACCGCGAATTAAGCGGACCGGTAACTCGACTCTCGATCCCTTCAAACGTTTTCAAACGCAGCTGCCCGTTGCGGCGTTTCACCAGCCGTTTAGGAGGGGGCAGTAGATTATTCGTAGTCCGGTCCAGCGGATCATTGACATAAAAATTCCAGAGCAGGATGCCTTTATCGTCCTGGCAGATCCGGCCGGCATAATTTCCTTTCGCCAGCAGAACATTGTCATAATAGTTTTGCCAGGGTTGCTCCAGGTCCTTCGTGTGCCAGTAGCGAATCTTGGCATCTTCGCGGAGGCTGCCGATCAAATAGTAATCGCCGTCGATCTGGAACAGGTTGGGGACTTCAATATCGTCATACATCATCGGCGCATGCAGCGGTGGCAGGGCGCGAAACTGATTGGGAGAGACCTCTTCCATTAAACCCACGCATCCCCGCCGGATCAACGGTCCCTCGTTCACGCGTGCCGCCATCAAGAGCCATCCCTGATCTTCTTCCCGAAAATAAAACGGATCGCGAAAGCTGACCCAGCCTCGCTCCGAATCGACCGACGATTCGTAATACTGCGAATCCGGTTTCAGAGGAATACAGCTTTCCGGGTTCTGCTTCGCTTTGATGTTATTAGAGATGGAAGATCTCAGTCTCTCTCGCACCTCTTTCACAATCTGGGGATCAGAATGCCCGCGCTCGTCCACCCAGTTGGTATCTGCTTTCTGCCAGTGAAACAGATCGTCGCTGACAGCCATGCCGAGCCGCTGTTTTTTCCCCTGATCTCGGCGCGATACACCAGTGTAAAACATACGCCAGCGCCCCGGTTGATGCGGATCGGGAGAGACGTGCATGGTCCAGAGCATCAAATCGTCCCAGCTTCCCGGATCACCGATAAACAGGGCGTTATCCACTCGCCGCCAGTTCAACGCGTTATCGCTGATCGCATGCGCAATGAAGTCATGGTTAGGAAGTACCAAATGAAACAGATGATACAAACCATCGTGGTATACAACATCAACATCGCCGATGCTCTTTCGACTCCAGGTAGATTCAGAAAACATATTTGAGCTTTATTTTATCTGAGAGGTGATCACTGTCAGCCAACAGTCTTGCCACTGTGCTGAGAATTGATTTGGTTGAGATTTCTTTTGATGTATCTTATCGATTGTCGGCGTGTGATCAAGGAACTGTTGCGCAGACAGATTTTCATTCTGGGCTCGAGTGCCGACTATCTGGAGAATCTTTGAAGAATCAGAGCGAGATATTTTCCAGTTCGAGTGGGGCTTGCAACTCGTTTATTTCCTGGAAGGGCTCGTAATGCGTGATCTGAATCTCGAATGCAGAAGGAACATGATAAATCACGCCGCGCCAGTTGATGATTTTGGTTCTCATGGCAGCGAACAGGGCCGCACTGAAAATATACAGTGTGATCCACAGATAACCCATCGTTCTCAGCGGTTGCCGTTGGAAATTTTCTCCCCGCGCACGGACTGTCTGATGAATCAAAAGACTAATGCGATAGATAGAGGCTGCCACACAACCGTTACTAAAAAGCAGGCTCCCCGCAGAGAGTCCTGCCCAAAACAGATTTCCTTGTACTAAAAAGATCAATCCGAGGATCAAGAGCACTGTTTGGGCAAAAGCCATGCCGAACCCCACAGTCGCAATCAACCACCATTTCGAATGATAGAATCGAGTATTGACTAACTGGCGGGTTATAAAACGAAAGCAGGAACGGAAGGGGATCGACTCGGCATTCGTCATCGTGGCAGCAGGCACGAAAGCCACTTCTTTTTCTAATTCAACAGCGACCGCTTTGAGCCCGGTGTCGTCCCATAGCATTTTCAACAAGGTCTCCGAGAGCAACGGGTTTTCATAAACAGAACGGCTCAGGGCAATCGAACCTCCCCAGGCAATTTCCAGCGAAATCATTTGAACCAATGCAGCCGCATTCCAGGCATGCCGAATCATCGTTCCGGGATTCGAATCGCGTGGCGTATACCAACGGATCCCCGATGCAATACCAACTTGCGAATTCTGTAATGGCGCGACAAGCTCTCTCAACCAGCTACGATGTGGTACCGCATCGGCGTCCAGCCAGGCGACCACTTCTACGTTCTCATCCAGATTTTTCATGGCCTGAACCAGCGATGCATTTTTCAACCCACAAGCACCCGTATAGATTTCCCGGATTATGACTTCACAATGCGGATGCGTGTGTTGTTCCAGATATTGATTAACAAAGGCCAAGGCTGGATCGTCGACGTGATCAACGATAATTTTTACGGCGTACTCCGGATAATCTTGATTTAGTAAACCATCCAGGCAATGAGCCAGAAACGGATCATTACCGCGCAGCGAAAGAATGACTGTTGCGACGGGCGTAAAATCACTTTCCGAACTCTGATTGAGATGAGTGCGGTAAAGCCGGGCCGATTTGTGACCCCAGTAGAGATTGAGCAACGCGAAACAAAACAGGCAGAAGATGCACACCGTTGCCAGCACTAACATTCGACTTACCTCGACGGATGCAAAATGAATTATGGTCGACCCAGTGGGCCACGAGCGCCACGCTTCCCCAGCGGCATAGACTATCTATATTGTCCAATTTAACATCTAAAATCGGCTTTGTTCAACAAAATAATGAAAAAGAATCTGTACGGGCGATCTTTTCAGACGGTTTTCAGGATTCTTCAAGCAGAGCAAATCAATCTGGTTTTCGACAGGAATTAATGAGCCAACTCCTGTCAAAGACAGTAGTTCCGACCACCGCTCCTGTCTCTCCTTCAGACCAGTTCACTGCGTGTCACTTGCGTCCCGGGTGGTGATTCGATGCCGAGACGCGCTTTCTCGGCAGTAATTTGAATCACGATGATCGAAATCCCGATGGCGAGTTCGATTTTCTCGTTCAGATACAAAATCGGTTTCGCCGGTGTCTCTGTTTCGGGGTCCTCTATGAGGAGTTGGACTTTGTTGAAGCGAATCCAGCCGACGGAAACTTCCAAATCGTCAATCAGAATGGATTGTCCAGGACCGCGGGAGAGGATGAACACGGGATTAGCTCCAGATACGCTTAATTCGATTCAGGTTCAGGCGGCACAACGGAGCGCAGTGGTAACACCCGATCGTGCCGCTCTTCCATCTGCCATTGTAAGAAATGGGGGATACTACGAGTATGAAACTCATCGACGGTGATCCACTCACCGGCCTCTTTTTCTCGAGGATTTCGTTCTTCCCAGTTCAGGACCACCTGATGCGCGCTGTTACAGTGAGTCTGCAGAATGGCGGCCCGGATTTCCTGTGTGGGCTCTTGTTCTTCAGATTCAGCCAGCGCGGCTAGCAATTCCCGACGACTCCAGGGCTGATCCAGGATCGCTAAGACGGCAGCAACAATTTCTCGATTGTTTGGTATCGTTGACCTGAGTGCTTTTCGAAAGAGCGTGAGGGCATACTCAGGCTTAAATTCCAATGCAAGCAGTGTGGCCTCACCGAGACAATATTGATGGACCTCACGAAGGGATTCCGACGTTTCCGAAAACCGATAATTGTGACGTAGCAGGAACTCCAGACATTGTGACCAGATCTCAGGTTGTGGAAATTCATTGGGACCACCAGTAGGATCAAAACGCTGCATGAGATCAAAGATGAGCGGACACCAGACAACGTTTTTCGATTTCACAATGAATTTCAGTGCCGTCGAAATTGTATCAGAGTCTTCGCCGTTCAAGGTTCGTTTTAGATAATCATCTAAATTCGGGCTCTGATGTTCCTGCAAGCCTTTCAATGCCAGTGTTTGATCAATGCTCTGTTCGAACTGTTGTGCCAGAAACTGCTCTCGCTGCTCGATGACCTGTGTGGCGGCTTGTTCTATCATCGGTTTGACTTGCTCAGGCTTCAACAGTTGCTTTACCAGCGGCGCATCGCCGAGCACAGCCGCCAGTCGAATCAAAGATTCGTTTTCGTCTCGAGTTTTCTCGAACAGATTCATCAGCGTTGAAAACGCCCGCTCATCGAAAGCCAGACGTGCAGCCTCCTTCGTGGAGTGTTGCTCCAACAGGCCGGTATCCAAAAGCTCGTCCAATGCATATTTGACGGTGTCATACCCGGGATGCAATGCGATCACCCGCTGTTCCCAGAGTTCGGGAGTACGTAGAGAGCTTAGATAATATTTATAAAAATCGAGCGCAATCCAGTCGGCACTCTCATCAAAAAAATCGACGTCGATTGATTCCCCGCTGACACGGTGAGTCACACAACAGCCGATGCCATGCAAGTCATATTCCCACTCTTCCAGCCCAGGCACCAGGCCGCGCCCTTTTCCTTTGGGGTGGGCAAAGTAACCTTCTTCAGCAAGCGCTTCCAGCTTTACACCCAGCCGGTGCTTGACAATTTCCGCGACGAACTCCTGCCGCGGGCGGTGCCGGATCAGTGAAAACAACGTCCAGGCGGCCCAGGGAGTGAGAGAAAAGGGACGCGACAACCACGCTTCCACAAATTCGTTCAGCGGAATCGATTCATCGCTGGCTGCTTTGAGTCTTTCCGATAGTTCTTGTGATAACTGGTTCATCAGACTCAACTTCCCGAAAAGTACGCAACTATGATTCTGACTCTGATCTTATCGTAGCTTAAGCAAGTGTCCAGAA
This genomic interval from Gimesia alba contains the following:
- a CDS encoding nitroreductase family protein, which gives rise to MDTLKAIEERRSVKSYDPEHQMTQEEIDKLLSYTMLSPTAFNIQHWRFLVVQDPELRQKIREASWNQAQVTDASLLVVLCADLKAWKKDPDRYWRNAPEPVQQALVPMILNYYQDNAEAERDEALRSCGMAAQTMMLVAKEMGYDTCPMDGFDFDKVGELINLPEDYLISMFIVVGKAVRPANERAGQLPLEEVVIYDRFE
- a CDS encoding Nramp family divalent metal transporter, with product MSDQPPTNPFMRILSSLGPAIITASVVLGPGSILSASKIGHTYAYQMIWVLVIAVIMMIAMTALSARLGIQLKGTICDELADRANRPIAAATGIILFLIAACFQFSNNLGVLAAVEPFIKDESNLSIGIIIGMNAFIILVLYGFKHLYGLIEKLMKLLVGVMIVAFAINLFQVKPDWVAAISGFIPSLPEWDKTKSIQDVMTPVVALYATTFSVAGAFYQSYLVRQKGWKRENLQQGLVDSTIGISVLGLITMMVLITAATVLYQNPKVETLGSVADVAKSLEPAFGKSAMIIFSLGIFAGAFSSFLVNAMIGGSILADGFGLGGYIDQKWPKLFTVLALLVGMGVAIYTERMGAKPMGLIIFAQSLTVLGIPMLAIAMLWLATRPDMKGENAIPAWMKILGFIGLISSVLLALRTAYNLILQLMNG
- a CDS encoding DUF6896 domain-containing protein, which encodes MNQLSQELSERLKAASDESIPLNEFVEAWLSRPFSLTPWAAWTLFSLIRHRPRQEFVAEIVKHRLGVKLEALAEEGYFAHPKGKGRGLVPGLEEWEYDLHGIGCCVTHRVSGESIDVDFFDESADWIALDFYKYYLSSLRTPELWEQRVIALHPGYDTVKYALDELLDTGLLEQHSTKEAARLAFDERAFSTLMNLFEKTRDENESLIRLAAVLGDAPLVKQLLKPEQVKPMIEQAATQVIEQREQFLAQQFEQSIDQTLALKGLQEHQSPNLDDYLKRTLNGEDSDTISTALKFIVKSKNVVWCPLIFDLMQRFDPTGGPNEFPQPEIWSQCLEFLLRHNYRFSETSESLREVHQYCLGEATLLALEFKPEYALTLFRKALRSTIPNNREIVAAVLAILDQPWSRRELLAALAESEEQEPTQEIRAAILQTHCNSAHQVVLNWEERNPREKEAGEWITVDEFHTRSIPHFLQWQMEERHDRVLPLRSVVPPEPESN
- a CDS encoding glycoside hydrolase family protein; the protein is MFSESTWSRKSIGDVDVVYHDGLYHLFHLVLPNHDFIAHAISDNALNWRRVDNALFIGDPGSWDDLMLWTMHVSPDPHQPGRWRMFYTGVSRRDQGKKQRLGMAVSDDLFHWQKADTNWVDERGHSDPQIVKEVRERLRSSISNNIKAKQNPESCIPLKPDSQYYESSVDSERGWVSFRDPFYFREEDQGWLLMAARVNEGPLIRRGCVGLMEEVSPNQFRALPPLHAPMMYDDIEVPNLFQIDGDYYLIGSLREDAKIRYWHTKDLEQPWQNYYDNVLLAKGNYAGRICQDDKGILLWNFYVNDPLDRTTNNLLPPPKRLVKRRNGQLRLKTFEGIESRVTGPLNSRCLHTLKGARDEAYFCLINSSLEVISQAGFQGFVFDEEINCFQMRCRFSMKGAGKCGILCRVDPETHDGYYVSLDLIKGIAQYRSWKTGPEKSGEHMMQFQSLQDGFWSSADPRDVDVKLISFGSYHELSIDGNIILSLANEDFSSGLLGFYVESASLHIDHLDVQHLKSPTQTDEHLTTGWAAEGQEK
- a CDS encoding carbon storage regulator translates to MFILSRGPGQSILIDDLEVSVGWIRFNKVQLLIEDPETETPAKPILYLNEKIELAIGISIIVIQITAEKARLGIESPPGTQVTRSELV
- a CDS encoding glycosyltransferase, with product MLVLATVCIFCLFCFALLNLYWGHKSARLYRTHLNQSSESDFTPVATVILSLRGNDPFLAHCLDGLLNQDYPEYAVKIIVDHVDDPALAFVNQYLEQHTHPHCEVIIREIYTGACGLKNASLVQAMKNLDENVEVVAWLDADAVPHRSWLRELVAPLQNSQVGIASGIRWYTPRDSNPGTMIRHAWNAAALVQMISLEIAWGGSIALSRSVYENPLLSETLLKMLWDDTGLKAVAVELEKEVAFVPAATMTNAESIPFRSCFRFITRQLVNTRFYHSKWWLIATVGFGMAFAQTVLLILGLIFLVQGNLFWAGLSAGSLLFSNGCVAASIYRISLLIHQTVRARGENFQRQPLRTMGYLWITLYIFSAALFAAMRTKIINWRGVIYHVPSAFEIQITHYEPFQEINELQAPLELENISL